The Syntrophales bacterium genomic sequence CCGATTCGGTTGAAGGCGGGTTCGTCAGCGGGCACTTTTTCAAAAAACGGCCGGACATGGAGGCCAACTGTACGGCCTGCCACGGCAGCAGGGTTCAAAATGAATATATGGGCAAAAACGAAGGTTTCCCTGCCGATATCCATTACACGAAGCTGAACATGAACTGCAACAAATGCCACGTTGCAAAGGAGATGCATGCCGCGGAGAGCCATGCAGCGAGTCGTTATCTGACCGATACGCATCAGAAATGCGAGAGCTGCCACAAGGAGACCGTTCTTGAAAAATCTTCCGAGATGCACGGCACGCACCTGAAGAAAGTGGCCTGCCAGGTTTGCCATTCCGTGGCCTACAAGAATTGCTACGGCTGTCATGTCGGAAAGGATCCGCAGGGCGTTCCCTACTATCAGGTCGACAAAACAGAGATGGGTTTCAAGATCGGGAAGAACATGCTGCAATCCAAGGATCGTCCCTATGCGTTCGCGCTCGTGCGGCACGTGCCGGCCAGTCCGAATCTCTTTGATGAGTATGTGAAAAATGCCTTTCCGGATTTTAACCGGGTGCCGACGTACAAGATGGCCACGCCGCACAACATACAGCGGAAGACCCCCCAAACGGTCTCCTGCAACCATTGCCATGGGAACAGAAAGGCCTTTTTGACAAAGGATGATGTCGCTCCCGAGGAACGGGAAGCGAATGCAAAGGTGGTGGTCGGTGATGATGAGATTCCACCGAAACAATAGGCAGCGACTGGTTGGAATCCTGCTTCCTCAGAAGCCGGATGGTCCGTGAATCGTTCAATAAAAAACCGAAGGAGGAAAGTGTTATGAAGAAGAGTTGGCGTATGTGGTCGAGGATGTTCATCGTTGCCGCCCTGGTGGTGTTCACAGGCTGTGCGACAACGCAATCCGTTCCGTTGACCTCCGCACAAATGGTAACGAATGCGAAAGCGGTGGTTCCTGAACTCACCATTGCCCAAACGAAAACGAACATCGACAAGGGTTTGTACAAAGTCATTCTGGATGTTCGCGACGCCAACGAATTTCGCGCCGGACATGTTCCCGGTGCGATCAATATCTCCAGGGGTTTGCTGGAATTTCAGATCACTGGAAAAGTTGCTGACAAATCCACCCCGATTTTGGTCTATTGCAAAAC encodes the following:
- a CDS encoding rhodanese-like domain-containing protein; the protein is MKKSWRMWSRMFIVAALVVFTGCATTQSVPLTSAQMVTNAKAVVPELTIAQTKTNIDKGLYKVILDVRDANEFRAGHVPGAINISRGLLEFQITGKVADKSTPILVYCKTGGRGALAGQTLQGMGYTNVSNMDGGWVGWEKAGYPVE